A genomic region of Chionomys nivalis chromosome 12, mChiNiv1.1, whole genome shotgun sequence contains the following coding sequences:
- the Nudt13 gene encoding NAD(P)H pyrophosphatase NUDT13, mitochondrial isoform X4: MAPVVITLVTDGARCLLARQSSFPKGLYSALAGFCDIGESVEEAIRREVAEEVGLEVENLQYCTSQHWPFPNSSLMIACHATVKPGQTEIQVNLRELEAAAWFSLDEVAAALMRKGSFIQQQSDALPLLLPPELAVAHHMIKKWVESQTCSSLAA; the protein is encoded by the exons ATGGCCCCTGTGGTGATCACCCTGGTGACAGATGGAGCCCGGTGCCTACTTGCCCGCCAGAGCTCCTTTCCCAAGGGACTGTATTCTGCCCTGGCAGGCTTCTGTGATATAG GTGAAAGTGTGGAAGAGGCCATCCGGCGGGAAGTTGCAGAAGAGGTGGGCCTGGAGGTGGAAAACCTACAGTACTGCACGTCCCAGCACTGGCCCTTTCCCAATAGCTCGCTCATGATTGCCTGTCATGCAACCGTGAAACCAGGGCAGACGGAG ATCCAGGTGAACCTGAGAGAACTAGAAGCAGCTGCCTGGTTCAGTCTGGATGAGGTGGCTGCAGCCCTGATGAGAAAGGGCTCCTTTATTCAGCAACAGAGTGATGCCCTCCCGCTGCTGCTGCCCCCCGAGTTAGCTGTTGCCCACCACATGATTAAGAAGTGGGTGGAATCACAGACCTGTTCTTCCCTGGCTGCTTAG
- the Nudt13 gene encoding NAD(P)H pyrophosphatase NUDT13, mitochondrial isoform X1, giving the protein MSLYCGTICQRKSFWCYRLLSTYVNKTRYLFELKEDDEACRKARQTGVFYLFHDLAPLLQASGRQYLVPRLSRAELERLLGKFGQDSQRIEDSVLIGCSNQREAWFALDLGLSGASSIHKPEVEAELGGSFISLRRALSQLSSMDSSLLFTARALLRWHDGHQFCSKSGQPTKKNVAGSKRVCPSNNIIYYPQMAPVVITLVTDGARCLLARQSSFPKGLYSALAGFCDIGESVEEAIRREVAEEVGLEVENLQYCTSQHWPFPNSSLMIACHATVKPGQTEIQVNLRELEAAAWFSLDEVAAALMRKGSFIQQQSDALPLLLPPELAVAHHMIKKWVESQTCSSLAA; this is encoded by the exons ATATTTATTTGAACTGAAGGAAGATGACGAGGCCTGTAGGAAAGCTCGGCAGACTGGAGTGTTTTACCTCTTTCATGATCTGGCTCCTTTGCTGCAGGCTTCAGGACGGCAATACCTGGTTCCCCGGCTTAGCCGAGCAG AGTTGGAGAGGCTGCTGGGCAAGTTTGGACAGGATTCACAAAGAATAGAAGATTCAGTGCTGATTGGATGCTCCAACCAGCGTGAAGCGTGGTTTGCTCTGGATCTAGGTCTGAGTGGCGCATCCTCCATCCACA AACCTGAAGTGGAGGCAGAGCTTGGAGGTTCTTTCATCAGTCTGAGGCGGGCTCTTTCTCAGCTGAGCTCCATGGATTCCTCCTTGCTGTTCACG GCTCGCGCTCTTCTCCGCTGGCACGATGGTCATCAGTTCTGCAGCAAGAGTGGGCAGCCCACTAAGAAGAATGTGGCTGGCAGCAAGCGAGTGTGTCCTTCCAATAACATCATCTATTATCCACAG ATGGCCCCTGTGGTGATCACCCTGGTGACAGATGGAGCCCGGTGCCTACTTGCCCGCCAGAGCTCCTTTCCCAAGGGACTGTATTCTGCCCTGGCAGGCTTCTGTGATATAG GTGAAAGTGTGGAAGAGGCCATCCGGCGGGAAGTTGCAGAAGAGGTGGGCCTGGAGGTGGAAAACCTACAGTACTGCACGTCCCAGCACTGGCCCTTTCCCAATAGCTCGCTCATGATTGCCTGTCATGCAACCGTGAAACCAGGGCAGACGGAG ATCCAGGTGAACCTGAGAGAACTAGAAGCAGCTGCCTGGTTCAGTCTGGATGAGGTGGCTGCAGCCCTGATGAGAAAGGGCTCCTTTATTCAGCAACAGAGTGATGCCCTCCCGCTGCTGCTGCCCCCCGAGTTAGCTGTTGCCCACCACATGATTAAGAAGTGGGTGGAATCACAGACCTGTTCTTCCCTGGCTGCTTAG
- the Nudt13 gene encoding NAD(P)H pyrophosphatase NUDT13, mitochondrial isoform X2 produces MSAEQALYWLSHLRYLFELKEDDEACRKARQTGVFYLFHDLAPLLQASGRQYLVPRLSRAELERLLGKFGQDSQRIEDSVLIGCSNQREAWFALDLGLSGASSIHKPEVEAELGGSFISLRRALSQLSSMDSSLLFTARALLRWHDGHQFCSKSGQPTKKNVAGSKRVCPSNNIIYYPQMAPVVITLVTDGARCLLARQSSFPKGLYSALAGFCDIGESVEEAIRREVAEEVGLEVENLQYCTSQHWPFPNSSLMIACHATVKPGQTEIQVNLRELEAAAWFSLDEVAAALMRKGSFIQQQSDALPLLLPPELAVAHHMIKKWVESQTCSSLAA; encoded by the exons ATATTTATTTGAACTGAAGGAAGATGACGAGGCCTGTAGGAAAGCTCGGCAGACTGGAGTGTTTTACCTCTTTCATGATCTGGCTCCTTTGCTGCAGGCTTCAGGACGGCAATACCTGGTTCCCCGGCTTAGCCGAGCAG AGTTGGAGAGGCTGCTGGGCAAGTTTGGACAGGATTCACAAAGAATAGAAGATTCAGTGCTGATTGGATGCTCCAACCAGCGTGAAGCGTGGTTTGCTCTGGATCTAGGTCTGAGTGGCGCATCCTCCATCCACA AACCTGAAGTGGAGGCAGAGCTTGGAGGTTCTTTCATCAGTCTGAGGCGGGCTCTTTCTCAGCTGAGCTCCATGGATTCCTCCTTGCTGTTCACG GCTCGCGCTCTTCTCCGCTGGCACGATGGTCATCAGTTCTGCAGCAAGAGTGGGCAGCCCACTAAGAAGAATGTGGCTGGCAGCAAGCGAGTGTGTCCTTCCAATAACATCATCTATTATCCACAG ATGGCCCCTGTGGTGATCACCCTGGTGACAGATGGAGCCCGGTGCCTACTTGCCCGCCAGAGCTCCTTTCCCAAGGGACTGTATTCTGCCCTGGCAGGCTTCTGTGATATAG GTGAAAGTGTGGAAGAGGCCATCCGGCGGGAAGTTGCAGAAGAGGTGGGCCTGGAGGTGGAAAACCTACAGTACTGCACGTCCCAGCACTGGCCCTTTCCCAATAGCTCGCTCATGATTGCCTGTCATGCAACCGTGAAACCAGGGCAGACGGAG ATCCAGGTGAACCTGAGAGAACTAGAAGCAGCTGCCTGGTTCAGTCTGGATGAGGTGGCTGCAGCCCTGATGAGAAAGGGCTCCTTTATTCAGCAACAGAGTGATGCCCTCCCGCTGCTGCTGCCCCCCGAGTTAGCTGTTGCCCACCACATGATTAAGAAGTGGGTGGAATCACAGACCTGTTCTTCCCTGGCTGCTTAG